One region of Vitis vinifera cultivar Pinot Noir 40024 chromosome 1, ASM3070453v1 genomic DNA includes:
- the LOC104878662 gene encoding cyclin-L1-1-like isoform X1, producing the protein MIYTAIDTFYLTDEQLKNSPSRKDGIDEATETTLRIYGCDLIQESGILLRLPQAVMATGQVLFHRFYCKKSFARFNVKRVAASCVWLASKLEESPRKARQVLIVFHRMECRRENLPVVHLDPFSKKYAELKTDLSRTERHILKEMGFICHVEHPHKFISNYLATLKTPPELRQEAWNLANDSLRTTLCVQFKSEVVACGVVYAAARRFQVPLPENEPWWEVFDAEKSAIDEVCRVLAHLYSLPKAQHIPVCKDGDSFTSSNKSRDSQTQPVSKEVLQSGPANNATVTPKAASTLINPESGGSKNSMVKQALDMLKESKKGDDDPKSMAVEGEGREEPIPSKSEHRTEASGERNKERERERERDRDRDRDRERERTKARDRDRGRDSDRERERDEIDKDREKVKDRKHRSKDRGKDSGGHSEKSRRHSSRDRDYHSSSYSSREKDRHRHHPYS; encoded by the exons ATGATTTACACGGCAATTGACACATTCTACCTAACCGATGAGCAGCTAAAGAACTCACCTTCTAGGAAAGATGGTATAGATGAAGCAACTGAAACAACCCTTAGAATTTATGGTTGCGATCTCATCCAAGAAAGCGGCATTTTGTTGAGACT ACCTCAAGCAGTAATGGCCACTGGCCAGGTTTTGTTCCATCGCTTCTACTGCAAGAAGTCATTTGCCCGTTTCAATGTGAAG AGAGTTGCTGCTAGTTGTGTTTGGCTAGCATCAAAGCTGGAGGAAAGCCCTAGAAAAGCAAGGCAAGTCCTCATTGTTTTCCACAGAATGGAATGCAGGAGGGAGAACTTACCCGTTGTGCACTTGGACCCATTTTCTAAG AAATATGCAGAATTGAAGACTGATTTGAGCAGAACTGAAAGGCACATTTTGAAAGAGATGGGTTTTATTTGTCATGTGGAGCATCCTCATAAATTCATATCAAACTACCTTGCCACCCTCAAAACTCCTCCAGAATTGAGACAAGAAGCTTGGAATCTTGCAAATGATAG CTTGCGCACAACCTTATGTGTTCAATTTAAGAGTGAGGTGGTGGCTTGTGGGGTTGTATATGCGGCCGCTCGTAGGTTTCAAGTACCCCTTCCTGAGAATGAACCATGGTGGGAGGTATTTGATGCAGAGAAGTCTGCAATTGATGAGGTTTGCAGAGTCCTGGCTCATCTGTACAGCCTTCCAAAGGCACAGCATATCCCAGTGTGTAAGGATGGAGATTCTTTCACATCTTCTAACAAGTCACGAGATTCACAAACTCAGCCAGTTTCAAAG GAAGTTTTGCAGAGTGGCCCGGCTAATAATGCTACTGTCACTCCCAAAGCAGCTTCCACGTTGATTAATCCAGAATCAGGTGGGTCCAAGAATTCAATGGTAAAACAAGCCCTTGACATGTTGAAGGAATCCAAAAAGGGTGATGATGATCCCAAGAGCATGGCTGTGGAGGGAGAGGGTAGAGAAGAGCCCATACCATCCAAGTCTGAGCATAGAACAGAGGCAAGTGGGGAAAGGAACAAAGAGAGGGAAAGGGAGAGAGAAAGGGACAGGGACAGGGACAGAGACAGGGAAAGGGAAAGAACAAAAGCACGGGACCGTGATAGAGGAAGGGATTCTGATAGGGAACGGGAGCGTGATGAGATTGACAAGGACCGGGAGAAGGTGAAGGATAGAAAACATCGGTCTAAGGATAGAGGAAAAGATTCAG GAGGGCATTCAGAGAAATCAAGGCGTCACTCATCTCGAG ATCGGGACTACCACAGCTCCTCTTATTCTTCAAGGGAGAAGGATCGCCATAGACATCATCCTTACTCTTGA
- the LOC104878662 gene encoding cyclin-L1-1-like isoform X2, with protein MIYTAIDTFYLTDEQLKNSPSRKDGIDEATETTLRIYGCDLIQESGILLRLPQAVMATGQVLFHRFYCKKSFARFNVKRVAASCVWLASKLEESPRKARQVLIVFHRMECRRENLPVVHLDPFSKKYAELKTDLSRTERHILKEMGFICHVEHPHKFISNYLATLKTPPELRQEAWNLANDSLRTTLCVQFKSEVVACGVVYAAARRFQVPLPENEPWWEVFDAEKSAIDEVCRVLAHLYSLPKAQHIPVCKDGDSFTSSNKSRDSQTQPVSKEVLQSGPANNATVTPKAASTLINPESGGSKNSMVKQALDMLKESKKGDDDPKSMAVEGEGREEPIPSKSEHRTEASGERNKERERERERDRDRDRDRERERTKARDRDRGRDSDRERERDEIDKDREKVKDRKHRSKDRGKDSEKSRRHSSRDRDYHSSSYSSREKDRHRHHPYS; from the exons ATGATTTACACGGCAATTGACACATTCTACCTAACCGATGAGCAGCTAAAGAACTCACCTTCTAGGAAAGATGGTATAGATGAAGCAACTGAAACAACCCTTAGAATTTATGGTTGCGATCTCATCCAAGAAAGCGGCATTTTGTTGAGACT ACCTCAAGCAGTAATGGCCACTGGCCAGGTTTTGTTCCATCGCTTCTACTGCAAGAAGTCATTTGCCCGTTTCAATGTGAAG AGAGTTGCTGCTAGTTGTGTTTGGCTAGCATCAAAGCTGGAGGAAAGCCCTAGAAAAGCAAGGCAAGTCCTCATTGTTTTCCACAGAATGGAATGCAGGAGGGAGAACTTACCCGTTGTGCACTTGGACCCATTTTCTAAG AAATATGCAGAATTGAAGACTGATTTGAGCAGAACTGAAAGGCACATTTTGAAAGAGATGGGTTTTATTTGTCATGTGGAGCATCCTCATAAATTCATATCAAACTACCTTGCCACCCTCAAAACTCCTCCAGAATTGAGACAAGAAGCTTGGAATCTTGCAAATGATAG CTTGCGCACAACCTTATGTGTTCAATTTAAGAGTGAGGTGGTGGCTTGTGGGGTTGTATATGCGGCCGCTCGTAGGTTTCAAGTACCCCTTCCTGAGAATGAACCATGGTGGGAGGTATTTGATGCAGAGAAGTCTGCAATTGATGAGGTTTGCAGAGTCCTGGCTCATCTGTACAGCCTTCCAAAGGCACAGCATATCCCAGTGTGTAAGGATGGAGATTCTTTCACATCTTCTAACAAGTCACGAGATTCACAAACTCAGCCAGTTTCAAAG GAAGTTTTGCAGAGTGGCCCGGCTAATAATGCTACTGTCACTCCCAAAGCAGCTTCCACGTTGATTAATCCAGAATCAGGTGGGTCCAAGAATTCAATGGTAAAACAAGCCCTTGACATGTTGAAGGAATCCAAAAAGGGTGATGATGATCCCAAGAGCATGGCTGTGGAGGGAGAGGGTAGAGAAGAGCCCATACCATCCAAGTCTGAGCATAGAACAGAGGCAAGTGGGGAAAGGAACAAAGAGAGGGAAAGGGAGAGAGAAAGGGACAGGGACAGGGACAGAGACAGGGAAAGGGAAAGAACAAAAGCACGGGACCGTGATAGAGGAAGGGATTCTGATAGGGAACGGGAGCGTGATGAGATTGACAAGGACCGGGAGAAGGTGAAGGATAGAAAACATCGGTCTAAGGATAGAGGAAAAGATTCAG AGAAATCAAGGCGTCACTCATCTCGAG ATCGGGACTACCACAGCTCCTCTTATTCTTCAAGGGAGAAGGATCGCCATAGACATCATCCTTACTCTTGA